The Lates calcarifer isolate ASB-BC8 linkage group LG6, TLL_Latcal_v3, whole genome shotgun sequence genome includes a region encoding these proteins:
- the LOC108876440 gene encoding galanin receptor type 1-like — protein METLGQQVNSSSLGQMNRADEALIKVVVPILDGLILVTGLVGQTLVITILTGRRRKESQPPHGTDTLLLALSAADLLLLLCLPFHTSAITLGFWPFGSFLCKAISFLGVACSAASVFTLAALAVTRYLTVVHPTWAYRSRMHRRIKLTVALLWVPASALAAPQFAFRTVTASSAVYCFAFLSNFSQLVYSIALFLFGFALPLGIIVLMYAKIYCFLQHARLLGNAPQLERYQSQVTHTSALLVLVFTLLWLPSYALMFSFIGGTVIGSPGYNTIAILARLLASSVAVVNPVLYGFMSQKFRRDLLDLGRERWAWCKSCMTTCPCVLGRDMVQPFELDTTSERGQN, from the coding sequence ATGGAGACTTTGGGGCAGCaagtaaacagcagcagccttgGCCAAATGAACCGGGCAGACGAGGCTTTGATTAAAGTCGTGGTGCCCATCCTGGACGGGCTAATTCTGGTAACCGGCCTCGTGGGCCAAACCCTTGTCATCACCATCCTTActggcaggaggaggaaagaaagccAACCCCCGCATGGTACAGACACCCTGCTGCTGGCTCTGAGCGCCgctgacctgctgctgctgctctgcctgcCCTTCCACACCTCCGCCATCACCCTGGGCTTCTGGCCTTTCGGCAGCTTCCTGTGCAAAGCCATCAGCTTCCTGGGCGTGGCCTGCTCCGCTGCTTCAGTCTTCACCCTGGCAGCTTTGGCGGTGACGCGCTACCTCACAGTGGTTCACCCCACTTGGGCTTACCGTTCGAGAATGCACAGGCGCATAAAGCTGACGGTGGCTCTGCTCTGGGTCCCTGCCTCAGCCTTAGCGGCACCACAGTTTGCCTTCCGCACCGTTACAGCATCCAGCGCCGTGTACTGCTTTGCCTTCCTGTCCAACTTCAGCCAGCTGGTGTACAGCATTGCTCTCTTCCTGTTCGGCTTCGCTCTACCACTAGGCATCATTGTATTGATGTACGCCAAGATCTACTGTTTCCTTCAACACGCACGGCTGCTGGGGAACGCTCCCCAGCTGGAACGCTACCAGAGCCAGGTCACTCACACTTCAGCtctcctggtcctggtcttcACACTCCTGTGGCTGCCCTCCTATGCCCTCATGTTCTCCTTCATTGGAGGAACTGTAATAGGCTCACCTGGCTACAATACTATTGCCATCCTGGCCAGACTGTTGGCATCCTCAGTGGCAGTAGTAAACCCTGTGCTGTACGGCTTTATGTCTCAGAAGTTTAGACGAGACTTACTAGACCTGGGGAGAGAGCGCTGGGCCTGGTGCAAAAGCTGCATGACTACTTGTCCTTGCGTGTTGGGCAGGGACATGGTACAGCCCTTTGAGCTGGACACAACCTCAGAGAGAGGCCAAAACTGA